gtggatcagATAAAAAAAAGCAAGGACTGGAACTAACATAGTCTGCCAACATTTCAGGCAATCACTTGATCATTGATGGCACAAAGCTGGCTCCAAATTTCAGGGATTTTTAAAGAGTTCAGCATGTCTAAAAAGTTGGCAAGTGTAGGAATACACCAACTTTACACCTGTGAATCATGAATTCATCGGTTTTGGCTCTCTTAATTTATTTGATATCCACCCGATTGGGGTTCCAGTTAAACATTCAACCATTTTGAAACAAACAGGAGTAGCACACATCACAGTTGTTAGGATGCAGGACTCCCAGTCCGGAGGTCCAGAGCTGGCTTCGTTGCTCTGTTcgtgactcagcttcctgccaactcaggctgtggaggcagtgaTGACAGTACATGTAACTGGTTGTGTTGCTACCCATGAGGGCGTCCTGGATGAAGTGTCAGGTGCTACAGGCATTGCAGttttttagggagtgaaacagtggatggggaCTCAGTCTCTCTCATTTTCTGCTTCCCTGTGTGTCTGCATCTCATTGAAAAAGAGgtggtgttgggcccggcggcgtggcctaacagctgaagtcctctccctgaacgccccgggatcccatatgggcaccggttctaatcctggcaggtccacttcccatccagctccctgcttgtggcctgggaaagcagttgaggacggcccaaggctttgggatcctgcacccacgtgggagacccggaagaggttgctggttcccggcatcggatcggagcgcactggccgctgcggctcacttggggagtgaatcatcggacagaagatcttcctctctgtctctcctcctctctgtatatctgacttttgtaataaaataaataaatcttgaaaaaaacagaaagaaaaagaggtgtTGGAAGTAAATGAGAAAACCCCAAGAATGAGTAAATCATTACAAtaatatcttcctgtctgtcttggGGTTTAATCCTGCCAGGAAGCCCCTAGGTCACCAAGGATAAGGTGAAGGTCTTCTTCATCCCTAAGAACTACCAGAGACAAGCTGCTGAGGAATGTCTACTTTATTATGCATAGGttacaaattttaaatgttaaggAAGTGGAGGGCATAAGAGCATCTTTCAGCAGGCCTCCCACTCACCAAAGCCTCTGTCATTGGCCAAAAGATATATCTATTACCCTTGACCTTCTGGTCATGTTACACATGTATTCCCCTTGACCTGTAgtcatgttggaggtcacactccatgcATAGGAATAGAAACTGTGTTTCAACCCATGGGGAGGTAAGCTGTAAGCCACACCACCAGGTAGCAGGCCAAGACCTAGGAATGACTGTCCACATATTTGTACAATCAAATGAAATTTAGTGGTTAGACAATGCAGTGCTTgcttatttgaagtgcagagtaTTAGCAAATATTTTAACTCAGGGGAACTTGCTGTCACCATAGCAAAATGAAGGTGTGTTAGAGCTACTTCATTTCCTTGAATGGGTATGGCATTTTCCTTAAAGAAGAAGGGACATCTTTTTCTATCTTAGACTTCTTTGGTGAATTTTAGGCTAAATAAGAGAAATTAGGTGCATTTTCAAACATTGTGAAGAATGTACCTACataaaattatgaattttaaatCTTATGTgtcaaaatattttcctaaaatttctttttactaTCTCTTATCCTATAGTTTCTGCTACAGTATCACCATCGCATGTTGAATTACAAATATATGCAACTGAGGTGACTTGGTTTTCTTTTCACCAACactattttcttttcctgaagGAGTGCAGATTATATAGAAACACAAAACCACACACGTGTCTCAGAATTCCATCTCATGGACTTCTCTGAGGATCCATACCTGCAGCCCCTCCTCTTTGGATTGTTtctctccatgtacctggtcacGGTGCTCGGGAACCTGCTCATCATCCTGGCTGTCACCTCTGACTCCCACctgcacacacccatgtacttcttcctctgcagcctgtCCCTGGCTAACGTTGGGTTCATCTCTACCACAGTTCCCAAGATGATTGTGGACATCTTCACCCACAGTACAGTTATCTCCTATGCTGGCTGCCTGACTCAGATGTTCATGTTCATTCTCTTTGCATGCATGGATGATTTCCTCCTGACggtgatggcctatgaccggttTGTTGCCATCTGTCACCCCCTGCATTACCACGTCATCATGAACCCTCACCGCTGTGGCTTCCTACTTTTGCTGTCCTTTACGGCCAGCCTTTTGGATTCCCTGATGCAGAATTTGGTGGTCCTGAGGGTTGCTTGCTTCAGCGGAGTGGAGATTTCTAATCTCTTCTGTGACCCTTCTCAACTGCTGAACCTTAATTGCTCTGACACCTTCAGCAGTGACATAGTCATATATCTTATTGGAATCATATATGGCTTCCTCCCCATGTCAGGGATCTTCTTCTCTTACTCTCAAATTGTCTCCTCCATTCTGAGGGTCCCATCTATAGGTGGCAGGTGTAAAGCGttctccacctgtggctctcACCTGACAGTGGTTTGCCTATTTTATGGAACAGGCATTGGTGTATATCTCAGTTCAACTTTCTCACTTTCTGCTTGGAAGTGTGCTGTGGCCTCATTGGTGTACACTGTGGTCACCCCCATGTTGAACCCATttatct
The sequence above is a segment of the Ochotona princeps isolate mOchPri1 chromosome 20, mOchPri1.hap1, whole genome shotgun sequence genome. Coding sequences within it:
- the LOC101536723 gene encoding putative gustatory receptor clone PTE01, with product MDFSEDPYLQPLLFGLFLSMYLVTVLGNLLIILAVTSDSHLHTPMYFFLCSLSLANVGFISTTVPKMIVDIFTHSTVISYAGCLTQMFMFILFACMDDFLLTVMAYDRFVAICHPLHYHVIMNPHRCGFLLLLSFTASLLDSLMQNLVVLRVACFSGVEISNLFCDPSQLLNLNCSDTFSSDIVIYLIGIIYGFLPMSGIFFSYSQIVSSILRVPSIGGRCKAFSTCGSHLTVVCLFYGTGIGVYLSSTFSLSAWKCAVASLVYTVVTPMLNPFIYSLRNKDMKRAMRRLLSSAAVVPVPCIWIGGEKGEKINTVDLQFSPTC